The sequence AGGTAACTATCGCGGTCGTCATCGATGTCGTTGCCACGTCCACGGTTTCGCCCGGCCAATACGGACGCCACCGCCGACGTGAGCATCATCAGCGGGAACAGTGCGAATACCGGGCTGCGTGGGGCCGCGACTCCCGAGCGGTAGGCGACCGCGGTCACGGCCAGCATCCCCACCGCCATGACGGCCGGCAGCAACCGGGTCAGAATCATCCGCGGCTCGGATTCCGGCAGTGGTGGCGCCGCAGCGACAGCAATTTCACCCCGCGATGGCGGCGGGGGCGGGATCACGGTCGGCGCGGGGCCGGTCATCGGCACACCGTAGACAGCGCCAAATCCACCGGCAAGTCAGCTGTGGATAGCCGAAAACCTCTCGCCCGCCGGGTCAGTAGCGTGCGACCAACGAAGCCGAAAGGGGAACGCGACGTGTCGATTCCGGATTCCGGCCTGTACCGGGTCGCAGTACACGCCGACACCGCGCACGCCGATCTGACGCTACCGTCCGGGGTGCCGGTGGCGGCCCTGATCGCGGCTGTCCTGGACCTGATGCCGCACCGGACCAGCCCGGATTTGCTGCGCCCCTATCGCCTGTCCGAGCCGGGCGGAAATGCACTGGACGGAACGAAAACCCTTTCCCAACAAGGTATCCGCGATGGCTCGACGCTGGTATTGACCCACGCCGAATGCCGCGCTCCGCGGGTGCGGTTCGACGATCCGGCCGAACAGGTGGCAGCTGCGGTCCGGGCGATGGAGCGGCCCTGGAGTCCGGCGGCGCGCCGGCTCAGTGCCGCGTTGACGGCCTCCGGGCTGGCCGGGGTGGCCGGTTTCGTGGTGATACCCCGTGGTCCCGGCGTCCCCCACGCACTGTTGGCGGTCGCGACGGCAGGGGTGGTCGCCCTGCTGACCGTCCCGCCCAGTGGTTGTGGCGGACCGGTACGCACGACGTTGTGCTGCCTGGCCGGGCTGGCAGTACTGGGCGCGGTCGCGGGAATGACCGTCACGGCGACCGGAATCGCACTGCCCCGGGTGGGAGCCGTGGCGGCTGCCGCCGGAGTCGGCATGATCCGCGTCGCCGGCCGAGTGGCGGCCGCGGCCACCGGGCTGTTCGGACGGGAAGACTCCGTGCCGTCGCAGGTGGGCCAGGCGCACGATCTGCTGACGGGATTGGTGGCGGCGGCCGCGGCACTGGTGACTCTGGGTGCCGCCGCGGTGGTCGCCGGAGCACCGGTTGCCGGGGCGCCCCCCATGGTCTGCGCGGCGTTCGCGGCGACGGCCGGTATGGCGGTAGCACTGCGAGCCCGCTCGCACACCGATGGCGTGCAGATCGCGGCGCTGGTCGCCGGCGGTGCCGCCACATCGGCCATCGGCCTGCTCGGCGCGGCGAGCACCACGGCGAGGCAGTGGCCGGCGGTGCTGGCCGCAGTGCTGGCCGCGGCGGCGATCGGTCTCGGCTTCGTCGCGCCGGCCGCGTCCCCGCTGATCCGGCGTGGCGCCGAAGTCGCGGAGGCCGTGGCGCTCGGCTCGCTGGCGCCGCTGACCTGCTGGCTGTGCGGCTTGTACAGCGTGGCCCGCGGACTGAGTCTGGGCTGACCCGTGCCGCGCACCCGGATCGCTCGGCTGGTAGCGGCCGCCACGATCGCAGCGGCAACGGCCGCACCACCGGCCAACGCGGTCGCACCGCCGCCCGTCGACCGCGCCCTGTTGCCCGCCCCGGCGCCGGCCGCTCCGCCACACCCCACCGTGCAGCGTGCGGTGTGCACGGTGGGCTCGCTGGGGCCCGGTGGGACACCGGCTCAGCTCGACGGGCTGGACCTGGCCGCGGTCTGGGCTCTCAGCCGCGGGGCCGGCCAGCGGGTCGCGGTGATCGACACCGGCGTTGCGGCGCACCGGCGGCTGCCCGGCCTGGTCGGTGGCGGCGACTACGTCTCCACCGGCGACGGCACTCGCGACTGCGACGGGCACGGCACCCTGGTCGCCGGAATCGTCGCGGCCGCACCGGATCCCGCAACCGACCGGTTCAGCGGCGTGGCGCCGTTGGCCACCGTGATCGGGATTCGCGCGTCCAGCGCCAGGTTCGCCACCCCCGGCAATGCCCCCGGCATCGGCGATGTCGACACGCTGGCCAAGGCGGTGCGCACCGCGGCCGACCTGGGCGCGTCGGTGATCAACATCTCCGCGGTGGCCTGCCGGCCGGCAAGCTCCGGCCTCGACGACCGGGCGCTGGGCGCCGCCCTGGCGTATGCGGTCGAGGTCAAGAACAGCGTCGTCGTCGCGGCGGCGGGCAACACCGACGAGGGCTGCGGCACTGAGGAACCCATGATCGTCACTCCGCCCTGGTACGACGACTACGTGCTGACCGTCGGCTCGGTGGACACCCGCGGCGCTGCCTCGGCGTTCACCCTGCCCAGCCCGTGGGTCGACGTGGCCGCTCCCGGCGAGGCCGTGCTCTCGTTGAGCACCGTGGGCGATGCGATGGCCGACACCCTCGACGGGTCGGCGCTGCGCGGGACCAGTTACGCCGCGCCGGTGGTCAGTGGCCTGGCGGCGCTGATCCGCTCCCGGTTCCCGGATTGGACGCCGCGGCAGGTGATGGACCGGATCAAGGCCACCGCGCACCACCCACCGGGCGGGCGCGATGACGTTGTCGGCGCCGGTGTGGTGGACCCGTTGGCGGCGCTCACCTTTGAAATGGCCCGCGAACCGTCCCGGCCGGCCGCACCTCCGCCGAGCCCTGACCCGGTTGACCTCGAACCTACCGCCGAAGCTTCCCCCGCCGGGCTGCGCACCGCGATCACCGGCACCGCTGCCCTACTGGCGTTGCTCCTGGCGGCCGTCACCGGCCGGGCGCTGTCGGGCCGGAAACCACGTCGCGACCCAGCAGCGCTTGATCCCGACTGAGCCGGGGGCCGGCCGGCAAACCGGCCAGCATCGGCCACGGCACGCCGGCGGCCACCGCAGGCAGCCCCAGCCTGCGCGCGGCATCGTCGTCGTCAACGGTGAACCGCACCCCACTGTCGGCGATCAGATAGCCG is a genomic window of Mycolicibacter heraklionensis containing:
- a CDS encoding EsaB/YukD family protein codes for the protein MSIPDSGLYRVAVHADTAHADLTLPSGVPVAALIAAVLDLMPHRTSPDLLRPYRLSEPGGNALDGTKTLSQQGIRDGSTLVLTHAECRAPRVRFDDPAEQVAAAVRAMERPWSPAARRLSAALTASGLAGVAGFVVIPRGPGVPHALLAVATAGVVALLTVPPSGCGGPVRTTLCCLAGLAVLGAVAGMTVTATGIALPRVGAVAAAAGVGMIRVAGRVAAAATGLFGREDSVPSQVGQAHDLLTGLVAAAAALVTLGAAAVVAGAPVAGAPPMVCAAFAATAGMAVALRARSHTDGVQIAALVAGGAATSAIGLLGAASTTARQWPAVLAAVLAAAAIGLGFVAPAASPLIRRGAEVAEAVALGSLAPLTCWLCGLYSVARGLSLG
- the mycP gene encoding type VII secretion-associated serine protease mycosin produces the protein MPRTRIARLVAAATIAAATAAPPANAVAPPPVDRALLPAPAPAAPPHPTVQRAVCTVGSLGPGGTPAQLDGLDLAAVWALSRGAGQRVAVIDTGVAAHRRLPGLVGGGDYVSTGDGTRDCDGHGTLVAGIVAAAPDPATDRFSGVAPLATVIGIRASSARFATPGNAPGIGDVDTLAKAVRTAADLGASVINISAVACRPASSGLDDRALGAALAYAVEVKNSVVVAAAGNTDEGCGTEEPMIVTPPWYDDYVLTVGSVDTRGAASAFTLPSPWVDVAAPGEAVLSLSTVGDAMADTLDGSALRGTSYAAPVVSGLAALIRSRFPDWTPRQVMDRIKATAHHPPGGRDDVVGAGVVDPLAALTFEMAREPSRPAAPPPSPDPVDLEPTAEASPAGLRTAITGTAALLALLLAAVTGRALSGRKPRRDPAALDPD